A portion of the Carya illinoinensis cultivar Pawnee chromosome 11, C.illinoinensisPawnee_v1, whole genome shotgun sequence genome contains these proteins:
- the LOC122282236 gene encoding uncharacterized protein LOC122282236, whose translation MCAKALTALLNQAEQSGLITPAPIGRGLILVNHLFFTDDSILFYQATPLEHLNVLKILKIYEKASGQVLNKEKSIIFFSKNTKQDDKHQILKLAGVNSCSKFERYLGLPALVVRRKVVEFHGLIDRTWARVTNWKSKYLSAVGKEVLLKAVLQAIPTYSMGIILLPISITRRLNQLLKNSMGQVETN comes from the coding sequence ATGTGTGCTAAAGCCCTCACTGCATTATTGAATCAAGCAGAACAATCTGGCCTGATAACACCTGCACCAATAGGAAGAGGCCTCATCTTAGTTAATCATCTTTTCTTCACGGATGATAGCATTCTCTTCTATCAAGCAACCCCTCTGGAGCACCTTAATGTGCTTAAGATCCTAAAAATATATGAGAAGGCATCAGGCCAGGTACTAAACAAAGAAAagtctatcattttctttagcAAAAATACCAAACAAGATGATAAGCACCAAATATTGAAGCTGGCAGGGGTCAATTCATGCAGCAAATTTGAAAGATATCTGGGGTTACCGGCACTTGTGGTCAGAAGAAAAGTTGTAGAATTCCATGGCCTTATTGACAGAACATGGGCCCGTGTGACCAATTGGAAATCAAAGTACCTCTCTGCAGTAGGCAAAGAAGTTCTCCTCAAAGCAGTGCTGCAGGCCATACCTACCTATTCCATGGGGATTATTTTGCTTCCAATTTCCATAACAAGAAGGCTGAATCAACTACTCAAAAATTCAATGGGTCAAGTGGAAACAAATTAG